From the genome of Papaver somniferum cultivar HN1 chromosome 2, ASM357369v1, whole genome shotgun sequence, one region includes:
- the LOC113350546 gene encoding mitochondrial carrier protein CoAc1-like, producing MGSSQGSTTLGVKELKREVYFIDSLPVYVKELIAGGCAGAFAKTAVAPLERIKILLQTRTEGYHSIGVWQSLKKLLKQEGVRGFYKGNGASVLRIVPYAALHFMTYEQYRCWILNNYSALGTGPIVDLVAGSVAGGTAVLVTYPLDLARTKLAYQVLGRRGGSFGNGMSSSQSLPAYSGIRDFFKSVYREGGARSLYRGIGPTLIGILPYAGLKFYVYEELKRHVPEEQQKSVMMRLSCGALAGLFGQTFTYPLDVVRRQMQVQTMQPSNHLGDPRYRTTMQGLTSIIRDQGCKQLFAGLSINYVKIVPSVAIGFTAYDMMKSYLRVPPRQKAPSASAG from the exons ATGGGTTCTTCTCAAGGATCTACTACTTTGGGTGTTAAGGAATTGAAAAGGGAAGTTTATTTCATTGATTCTTTACCTGTTTATGTTAAAGAATTGATTGCTGGTGGATGTGCTGGAGCTTTTGCTAAAACTGCAGTTGCTCCATTAGAAAGGATTAAGATACTATTGCAG ACTAGAACTGAAGGATATCATTCAATTGGAGTTTGGCAATCGTTGAAGAAGTTACTAAAACAGGAAGGTGTTCGCGGATTCTACAA AGGAAATGGTGCTAGCGTTCTTCGGATTGTTCCCTATGCGGCATTGCACTTTATGACTTATGAGCAATACCGATGTTGGATCTTGAATAACTACTCTGCATTGGGAACAGGACCTATCGTTGATCTGGTTGCTGGTTCAGTAGCTGGAGGGACAGCAGTCTTAGTAACCTACCCTCTAGATTTAGCTCGAACAAAACTTGCTTACCAG GTTCTGGGTAGAAGAGGTGGTAGTTTTGGAAATGGTATGAGCAGTTCCCAATCGCTGCCAGCATATAGTGGGATAAGAGATTTCTTTAAGAGTGTTTACAGAGAAGGCGGGGCTCGTTCCTTGTACCGTGGAATAG GTCCAACACTCATTGGAATCCTTCCATATGCTGGTTTGAAGTTCTACGTATATGAGGAACTTAAGAGGCATGTTCCTGAAGAACAACAGAAATCTGTAATGATGCGCCTCTCTTGCGGGGCTTTAGCAGGACTATTTGGTCAAACCTTCACATACCCGCTAGATGTTGTTAGGAGACAAATGCAG GTTCAAACAATGCAACCGTCAAATCATCTAGGTGATCCTAGGTACAGGACCACAATGCAAGGACTGACCTCCATCATTCGCGATCAAGGATGTAAACAGTTATTTGCTGGATTAAGCATCAATTATGTGAAG ATTGTTCCATCCGTTGCTATTGGTTTCACGGCATATGACATGATGAAGTCGTATTTAAGGGTACCACCTCGGCAAAAAGCTCCATCTGCATCCGCTGGATGA
- the LOC113350547 gene encoding EPIDERMAL PATTERNING FACTOR-like protein 2 isoform X1: protein MWVLQGQQKRRIRVLVAAFLLLMCWVSASSRNIEAHLQDLKSYKKDNHSFTGQSTEVLPARVESTQGSEKEVVVASEEACDGLSTLGSRPPSCVHRCEGCNPCAAIQVPTRTDQLNLQYANYEPEDWKCKCGNDFFDP, encoded by the exons AGTTGCAGCATTTTTGCTACTAATGTGCTGGGTTTCTGCATCAAGTAGGAACATTGAGGCTCATCTGCAAG atttgAAGAGCTACAAAAAAGATAACCATTCCTTCACAGGCCAGAGTACAGAAGTCTTGCCAGCTAGAGTGGAATCTACACAG GGGTCTGAGAAGGAGGTAGTAGTTGCAAGTGAAGAAGCATGTGATGGGTTGAGCACACTTGGATCAAGGCCTCCAAGTTGTGTGCACAGATGTGAAGGTTGCAACCCATGTGCAGCTATACAAGTGCCTACACGAACTGATCAATTGAATCTTCAGTACGCGAATTATGAACCAGAAGACTGGAAATGCAAATGTGGAAATGATTTCTTCGACCCATGA
- the LOC113350547 gene encoding EPIDERMAL PATTERNING FACTOR-like protein 2 isoform X2 — protein sequence MCWVSASSRNIEAHLQDLKSYKKDNHSFTGQSTEVLPARVESTQGSEKEVVVASEEACDGLSTLGSRPPSCVHRCEGCNPCAAIQVPTRTDQLNLQYANYEPEDWKCKCGNDFFDP from the exons ATGTGCTGGGTTTCTGCATCAAGTAGGAACATTGAGGCTCATCTGCAAG atttgAAGAGCTACAAAAAAGATAACCATTCCTTCACAGGCCAGAGTACAGAAGTCTTGCCAGCTAGAGTGGAATCTACACAG GGGTCTGAGAAGGAGGTAGTAGTTGCAAGTGAAGAAGCATGTGATGGGTTGAGCACACTTGGATCAAGGCCTCCAAGTTGTGTGCACAGATGTGAAGGTTGCAACCCATGTGCAGCTATACAAGTGCCTACACGAACTGATCAATTGAATCTTCAGTACGCGAATTATGAACCAGAAGACTGGAAATGCAAATGTGGAAATGATTTCTTCGACCCATGA